In Acipenser ruthenus chromosome 6, fAciRut3.2 maternal haplotype, whole genome shotgun sequence, the following proteins share a genomic window:
- the LOC117411212 gene encoding molybdenum cofactor biosynthesis protein 1-like — protein sequence SSDAKGRASVVDVGGKLVTHHSAVARAAVRHGEKAFKLVSQNQQAKGYALTVSQIAGILAAKQTSSLIPLCHPLTLDKVNVSLQLEESGWFAAIKATCLTSGRTGVEMEALTAASVAALTFYDMCKAVTHDIVIQELKLLSKDFQQAT from the coding sequence TCATCTGACGCAAAGGGCAGGGCCTCAGTTGTGGACGTTGGTGGAAAGCTCGTCACTCACCATTCAGCTGTTGCCCGTGCCGCGGTCCGGCATGGGGAGAAGGCCTTTAAGCTGGTGAGCCAGAACCAGCAAGCCAAGGGCTATGCTCTGACGGTATCGCAGATAGCTGGCATCCTGGCAGCCAAGCAGACAAGCAGCCTGATCCCGCTGTGCCACCCGCTAACCCTGGACAAGGTTAACGTCTCTCTGCAGCTGGAGGAGTCTGGGTGGTTTGCTGCCATCAAGGCGACCTGCCTGACCAGCGGGCGCACAGGGGTGGAGATGGAGGCACTGACTGCAGCCTCAGTGGCAGCCCTGACCTTCTATGATATGTGCAAGGCTGTCACCCATGACATCGTCATCCAGGAGCTCAAGCTGCTTAGTAAGGATTTCCAGCAGGCCACCTGA